DNA sequence from the Thauera sedimentorum genome:
GGCCGTCCTGCACGCCTTCGACCAGCTGCGCGATCGCCGTGGGCTGGTCGCCCGCCGGCGGAAAGGGCTGGTGCAGGCGGAACGGACTGCCCTCGTAGGTGATCACGCGGGCAGTGTCGGCAGGATTCGTCATGCTAGAATTTCCGTTTGCTTTCGGGTGCCTGCAGCAGCCTTCCGGCGCGGCGGCAAACGAAGATTATTGATCATTTTGCGTGCCAAGGCACGGCACTCCGACCGCCGCAACACGGCGCGGTTCGCCGGCCGGCACACCCCACCCTGACCTGGAGCCCACATGTCCGCCTCGATCTTCGCCGCCGTCGAAATGGCGCCCCGTGACCCGATCCTTGGCCTGAACGAGGCCTTCGCCGCCGACACCCGTGCCGAGAAGGTGAACCTCGGCGTCGGCGTGTACTACGACGACAACGGCAAGATCCCGCTGCTGGGTGCGGTCAAGGCCGCCGAGAAGGCCCGCCTGGAAGCCATGCCGCCGCGCGGCTACCAGCCGATCGAAGGCCCGGCCGCCTACAACAACGCGGTGCAGAACCTGCTGCTGGGCAAGGACTCCGCGCTGATCGCCAACGGCCAGGTCATCACCGTCGAGGCCCTGGGCGGCACCGGCGCGCTGAAGGTCGGCGCCGACTACCTCAAGCGCCTGCTGCCGGGCGCCACCGTGTACATCTCCGACCCGAGCTGGGAAAACCACCGCGCGCTGTTCGAGTCCGCCGGCTTCCCGGTGGAGAACTACCCCTACTACGACGCCGCGACCCGCGGGGTGAACTTCGCCGGCATGAAGGCCAAGCTGGAGCAGCTCGCACCGGGCTCCATCGTCGTGCTGCACGCCTGCTGCCACAACCCGACCGGCGCCGACCTCTCCGACGCGCAGTGGAACGACGTGGTCGAGGCCTGCCGTTCGCGCGGCCTGGTGCCCTTCCTCGACATGGCCTACCAGGGCTTTGCCGACGGCATCGACGCCGACGCCGTCGCGGTGCGCGCCTTCTCGGCCAGCGGCCTGCAGTTCTTCGTCTCCAGCTCCTTCTCCAAGAGCTTCTCGCTGTACGGCGAGCGCGTCGGCGCGCTGTCCATCGTCACCGCCGGCAAGGACGAATCCGCGCGCGTGCTCTCCCAGGTCAAGCGCGTGATCCGCACCAACTACTCGAACCCGCCGAT
Encoded proteins:
- a CDS encoding amino acid aminotransferase translates to MSASIFAAVEMAPRDPILGLNEAFAADTRAEKVNLGVGVYYDDNGKIPLLGAVKAAEKARLEAMPPRGYQPIEGPAAYNNAVQNLLLGKDSALIANGQVITVEALGGTGALKVGADYLKRLLPGATVYISDPSWENHRALFESAGFPVENYPYYDAATRGVNFAGMKAKLEQLAPGSIVVLHACCHNPTGADLSDAQWNDVVEACRSRGLVPFLDMAYQGFADGIDADAVAVRAFSASGLQFFVSSSFSKSFSLYGERVGALSIVTAGKDESARVLSQVKRVIRTNYSNPPIHGGAIVAAVLSSPELRQMWEDELAGMRERIRAMRTGLVEQLKAEGVAQDFSFVIKQRGMFSYTGLTADQVERLKSEFGIYAVSTGRICLAALNSKNIGYVAKAIAAVVKG